Proteins found in one Seonamhaeicola sp. S2-3 genomic segment:
- a CDS encoding glycoside hydrolase family 2 protein: MRKLFIFLLVASISSSSIYAQQVRHIETINDAWHFYKGSLDSPFSNEISVEWEKVTFPHSWNTEDILDDEDGYYRGDAWYKKTLEIPQVYKDQKVFLLFEAANQVTSLYVNEKPVSEDHIGGYTTFARDITSALREGANKIAIKVNNAHNDEIVPQAADFSFYGGIYRDVHLIITKPIHFEVANLGANAVFIRTPEVSQASAKVSVQSKLVRPKKGKYYVKQSLFNADNNLVKEVKTKSEFGKDVFSDFSIKEPELWSPESPYLYKLVSEIVDENAQVLDRVENPVGFRWFSFDADKGFFINGKQTKLIGTCRHQDFQGKANAVSDEIHRNDMRLLKEMGSNFLRIAHYPQDPAILEMCNKLGFVATLEIPFVDKAAANEAGKQNSINMLKEAIRFNYNNPAIVAWNLGNETTMKSPEKLGEDYIEHFVDTHKALAKTIKDEDKTRYSYSVFFREPAYQDGFGIRVTDLVGYNKYYGWYVEELEDIDKNLRSLVERSLALNPDKPFILSEYGGGADPRIRSYNPTRFDFSVEYQFELHKAYMKTILDMPEIVGANVWNYADFQVEHRKDAVPHINSKGLVSVDRKKKDAYYLYQALLKKTPFLAIASKSWKKRAGIADAVGGDVATQPITVVGNGKDVELFVNGTSLGKKVFDFSTATFNVPLKDGNNLIEVVSEKDGELLKDFAIIEFTLQPKNLKSETNPFKEIAINVGSYCYFIETDNIDYLWMPDKAYEEGSFGYVGGELLRHPSKRRNTIGTDVSVKGTENDPIYQTQLIGIDAYKFDVPKGTYELTLLLAELETKEDNIMNIEVNGKTIWSDLNLKQEYGDNRGVAKRFLITVENDKGITVGFKVKKGKTRLSGIKLRRVY, translated from the coding sequence ATGAGAAAATTATTTATTTTTTTGCTTGTAGCGTCTATTAGTTCTAGTTCTATTTATGCACAACAAGTCAGGCATATAGAAACCATTAACGATGCTTGGCATTTTTATAAAGGAAGTTTAGATAGTCCTTTTTCAAATGAGATTTCTGTAGAATGGGAAAAAGTAACCTTTCCACATTCGTGGAATACAGAAGATATTTTAGATGATGAAGATGGTTATTACCGAGGAGATGCTTGGTATAAAAAAACATTGGAAATTCCACAAGTATATAAAGACCAGAAGGTGTTTCTGTTGTTTGAAGCCGCCAACCAAGTCACATCGCTGTATGTCAATGAAAAACCGGTGAGCGAAGATCATATTGGAGGCTATACCACATTTGCCAGAGATATTACTTCGGCATTAAGAGAAGGAGCCAACAAAATAGCAATAAAAGTAAACAATGCGCACAACGATGAAATTGTGCCTCAGGCAGCAGATTTTTCTTTTTATGGTGGCATTTATAGAGACGTGCATTTAATTATTACAAAACCAATACATTTTGAAGTAGCAAATTTAGGAGCTAATGCTGTTTTTATTAGAACACCAGAGGTTTCTCAGGCTTCTGCAAAAGTCTCGGTACAGTCTAAATTAGTAAGACCTAAAAAAGGAAAATATTATGTAAAGCAATCTTTGTTTAATGCAGATAATAACTTAGTAAAAGAAGTTAAAACAAAATCTGAATTTGGTAAAGATGTGTTTAGTGATTTTTCTATTAAAGAACCAGAATTATGGTCGCCAGAAAGCCCCTATTTATACAAATTGGTTTCTGAAATAGTTGATGAAAATGCACAGGTTTTAGACCGTGTGGAAAATCCTGTGGGTTTCAGATGGTTTAGTTTCGATGCAGACAAAGGCTTCTTTATCAATGGGAAACAAACCAAGTTAATTGGTACTTGCAGACATCAAGATTTTCAAGGAAAAGCCAATGCAGTAAGTGATGAAATTCATCGTAATGATATGAGGTTACTTAAAGAAATGGGGTCTAATTTTTTACGAATTGCCCATTATCCGCAAGATCCGGCTATTTTAGAAATGTGTAATAAACTAGGCTTTGTGGCTACACTCGAAATTCCTTTTGTAGATAAAGCGGCTGCTAACGAGGCCGGAAAACAAAACAGCATAAATATGCTAAAAGAAGCCATTCGTTTTAATTATAACAACCCTGCAATTGTGGCTTGGAATTTAGGGAACGAAACCACCATGAAGTCTCCCGAAAAGCTAGGAGAAGACTATATAGAGCATTTTGTAGACACTCATAAAGCTTTAGCTAAAACTATTAAAGATGAAGATAAAACACGGTATTCATATTCCGTTTTTTTTAGAGAACCGGCATACCAAGATGGTTTTGGAATTCGAGTTACCGACTTAGTGGGATACAATAAGTATTACGGCTGGTATGTTGAAGAACTAGAAGATATTGATAAAAACCTAAGAAGTTTAGTAGAGCGTTCTCTGGCATTAAACCCAGATAAGCCTTTTATTTTAAGTGAGTATGGTGGAGGCGCAGACCCAAGAATACGCTCTTACAATCCTACTCGATTCGACTTTAGTGTAGAATATCAATTTGAACTTCATAAGGCTTATATGAAAACCATTTTAGATATGCCAGAAATTGTGGGAGCAAATGTTTGGAACTATGCCGATTTTCAGGTAGAACACCGAAAAGATGCCGTACCGCATATTAATAGTAAAGGTTTAGTTTCTGTCGATAGAAAGAAAAAAGACGCGTATTACTTATATCAAGCATTATTAAAGAAAACGCCATTTTTGGCAATAGCCTCTAAGTCTTGGAAAAAAAGAGCTGGAATAGCAGATGCCGTAGGAGGCGACGTTGCTACACAACCAATAACAGTAGTTGGCAATGGAAAAGATGTGGAATTGTTTGTAAACGGAACTTCGCTAGGTAAAAAAGTATTTGATTTTTCTACAGCCACTTTCAATGTACCTTTGAAGGATGGAAATAACTTAATTGAAGTTGTTTCAGAGAAAGACGGAGAACTATTAAAAGATTTTGCAATTATAGAGTTTACACTTCAGCCTAAAAACTTAAAAAGTGAAACCAACCCGTTTAAGGAAATAGCCATAAATGTTGGTTCATACTGTTATTTTATTGAAACCGATAATATAGATTATTTATGGATGCCCGATAAAGCTTATGAGGAAGGCAGTTTTGGCTATGTAGGCGGAGAATTGTTAAGACACCCTAGTAAACGAAGAAATACCATTGGTACCGATGTTAGTGTAAAGGGGACTGAGAATGACCCCATTTATCAAACACAGTTAATTGGTATTGATGCCTATAAATTTGATGTTCCTAAAGGTACTTACGAATTGACCTTACTCTTGGCGGAGTTAGAAACAAAGGAAGATAATATCATGAATATTGAGGTAAACGGTAAAACCATTTGGAGTGATTTAAACCTAAAACAAGAATACGGAGACAATCGTGGCGTTGCCAAACGCTTTTTAATTACTGTTGAAAACGACAAAGGAATAACCGTTGGGTTTAAAGTGAAAAAAGGAAAAACCAGATTGAGCGGTATTAAGCTTAGAAGAGTATATTAA
- a CDS encoding family 78 glycoside hydrolase catalytic domain produces the protein MKTKIFFYLFFIIGLSAVAQIQPYDLKLEYRTNPEGVDVLKPRFFWKLKSDESGQFQKAYQLIVATSKEQIDNNLGDAFNSKKIRSNQSTQIEYNGEPLKPASEYYWKVRVWDKNNTVSPWSETAQFSTGLLEKEDWKNAQWIAWKPQDQWEKEWWKRKDIESKALQFQLPSYFGASMTMFERYYFHHDNPYDAAPLLRKRFNVNKKIKQAKAYISGLGYYELFINGKRIGDQVLDPGWTDYRKTILYATHDITDAVKNGDNMVGVMLGRGNYGQLAYDHWGFYKKDGYIGQPKLMCLIKVTYEDGTEENVVSDLSWKVTGGPIIYDGPHMGEIYDARKEIKDWNLASYNDSNWEFVNPAPHPGGEIVSQMCQPIRVTKTFKPVDIQPRGNYGQWIDTGTNHSGWIRLRLKNLKKGQQVTIFYGEHKDPTSAGQPGRWQQMAYIGKGEKEEFAECRFSYKGYRYVQVKGYKTTITKDDVEVKFVHSDVPRVGHFTSSDETVNAVDNICRKSFIFNLHSILTDCPNREKNGWLGDVVTGLEYGMANYDVAAVMTKFTRDIWDTQTEAGALSAVAPSNKYRSGRSTLWSSAGVHVPWYMYNYYGDTRLFEEYWDKMMLWVDYSWEHNNSKEKDGMFSEAYNDWVPPYDATYKGRGKPGGNEVIASMNFYLVLKRLAYMADKLGKKKDKKELEQQVKRIHAGIQKWAFDEEKVEYAGLKEFNEFLPVVNILALNYGIVPEQYKAQLEKRVVDNIVKDKNYHLWGGVFTVHSAYEYLPKNGYADLMHKVVVDEEWPSFGWMVKEGATTLPEGYKFEASDIHHFMGAVDNFFYRHMVGINADTTNPGFQKIILKPNFIKAMDFAKASYNSIHGEIKAEWKKLDDNTYEYSGSIPPNCEARIQLPSMSEIIKSGRFKYTVKL, from the coding sequence ATGAAAACGAAAATATTTTTTTATTTATTTTTTATTATCGGGTTATCGGCAGTAGCACAAATCCAACCTTATGATCTTAAATTAGAGTATCGAACAAATCCAGAAGGTGTAGATGTTTTAAAGCCAAGATTTTTTTGGAAATTAAAATCAGATGAAAGCGGACAATTTCAAAAAGCCTATCAGCTTATTGTTGCAACATCAAAAGAACAAATAGATAATAATCTGGGGGATGCTTTCAACTCAAAAAAAATAAGAAGCAATCAATCCACACAAATTGAATACAATGGGGAGCCTTTAAAACCAGCATCAGAATATTATTGGAAAGTGCGAGTGTGGGATAAAAACAACACAGTATCTCCTTGGAGTGAAACGGCTCAATTTTCAACAGGTTTATTGGAAAAAGAAGATTGGAAAAATGCACAATGGATAGCATGGAAACCACAAGACCAATGGGAAAAGGAATGGTGGAAAAGAAAAGATATCGAATCTAAAGCCTTGCAATTTCAATTGCCAAGTTACTTTGGAGCAAGCATGACTATGTTTGAACGCTATTATTTTCATCATGATAATCCTTATGATGCTGCACCTTTATTACGAAAAAGGTTTAACGTAAACAAAAAAATCAAACAAGCCAAAGCATATATAAGTGGCTTGGGGTACTACGAACTATTTATAAACGGTAAGCGTATTGGAGACCAAGTATTAGATCCAGGGTGGACAGATTACAGAAAAACAATTCTGTATGCCACACATGATATTACCGATGCCGTAAAAAACGGAGATAATATGGTAGGTGTTATGTTGGGCAGAGGGAACTACGGCCAGTTAGCCTACGACCATTGGGGCTTTTATAAAAAAGACGGATATATTGGGCAGCCCAAATTAATGTGCCTGATAAAAGTAACTTATGAGGATGGTACAGAAGAAAATGTGGTTAGTGACCTATCGTGGAAAGTAACGGGAGGCCCGATTATATACGATGGACCTCATATGGGCGAAATTTACGATGCTAGAAAAGAAATAAAAGACTGGAATTTGGCAAGCTACAATGATTCAAATTGGGAATTTGTTAATCCGGCACCACATCCAGGAGGTGAAATAGTCTCACAAATGTGCCAGCCTATTCGGGTAACTAAAACGTTTAAACCCGTAGATATCCAACCTAGAGGAAATTATGGACAATGGATAGATACAGGAACAAATCATTCCGGTTGGATTCGCTTAAGACTTAAAAATCTTAAAAAAGGACAGCAAGTCACGATTTTTTATGGCGAGCATAAGGACCCAACTTCCGCAGGACAACCTGGGCGTTGGCAACAAATGGCTTACATTGGTAAGGGCGAAAAAGAAGAATTTGCAGAATGTCGTTTTTCTTATAAAGGCTATCGTTACGTGCAGGTAAAAGGTTATAAAACAACAATTACAAAGGACGATGTTGAGGTTAAGTTTGTACATTCTGATGTGCCAAGAGTAGGGCATTTTACATCATCTGATGAGACCGTAAATGCAGTTGATAATATTTGTAGAAAGTCTTTCATATTTAACTTGCACAGCATTTTAACCGATTGCCCTAATCGAGAAAAGAATGGATGGTTAGGAGATGTGGTTACAGGTTTAGAATATGGCATGGCTAATTATGATGTGGCAGCTGTAATGACCAAGTTTACGCGCGATATTTGGGATACTCAAACAGAAGCAGGCGCTTTGTCGGCTGTTGCGCCCTCAAATAAATACCGTTCGGGCAGGTCTACACTATGGTCGTCTGCAGGGGTGCATGTACCTTGGTATATGTATAATTATTATGGAGATACTAGACTGTTTGAGGAGTATTGGGATAAAATGATGCTCTGGGTAGATTATTCCTGGGAACATAATAACTCTAAAGAAAAAGATGGTATGTTTTCTGAAGCCTATAACGATTGGGTACCACCTTACGACGCCACTTATAAAGGACGCGGTAAGCCCGGAGGGAATGAGGTAATAGCTTCTATGAATTTTTATTTGGTATTAAAGCGATTAGCTTATATGGCAGATAAATTGGGAAAGAAAAAAGATAAAAAAGAGTTAGAACAGCAAGTAAAGCGCATTCATGCAGGCATTCAAAAATGGGCTTTTGATGAAGAAAAAGTGGAGTATGCTGGCTTAAAGGAATTTAATGAGTTTTTACCTGTAGTGAATATTTTAGCACTTAATTACGGGATTGTTCCAGAACAGTATAAAGCACAATTAGAAAAACGCGTTGTTGATAATATTGTAAAAGATAAAAACTACCATCTATGGGGAGGTGTCTTTACAGTGCACTCAGCTTACGAATATTTACCTAAAAATGGCTATGCAGACTTAATGCATAAAGTAGTCGTCGATGAAGAATGGCCATCATTTGGTTGGATGGTAAAAGAAGGGGCTACAACCTTGCCGGAAGGCTATAAATTTGAAGCTTCGGATATACATCATTTTATGGGGGCAGTAGATAATTTCTTTTATCGTCATATGGTGGGAATTAATGCAGATACAACCAATCCAGGTTTTCAAAAAATTATTTTAAAACCAAACTTTATTAAAGCTATGGATTTTGCTAAGGCAAGTTATAATTCTATTCATGGCGAAATAAAGGCAGAGTGGAAGAAATTAGACGATAATACTTATGAATATTCGGGT